One genomic segment of Acidobacteriota bacterium includes these proteins:
- a CDS encoding biopolymer transporter ExbD: MSMNVSKGHGAMSDINVTPLVDILLVLIIIFMVITPILQKGFTTQVPPKAPPSTNPSQSNAIV, encoded by the coding sequence ATGTCGATGAACGTCTCCAAGGGCCATGGCGCCATGTCCGACATCAACGTGACGCCGCTGGTGGACATTCTCCTGGTGCTGATCATCATCTTCATGGTGATCACGCCCATCCTCCAGAAGGGCTTCACGACGCAGGTGCCCCCCAAGGCGCCTCCGTCCACCAACCCCAGCCAGAGCAACGCGATCGT